In one window of Microplitis demolitor isolate Queensland-Clemson2020A chromosome 4, iyMicDemo2.1a, whole genome shotgun sequence DNA:
- the LOC103570735 gene encoding TBC domain-containing protein kinase-like protein: MCPAILDNEERSLGGMTFFAQSHPTELCGSNGLPVTPNSITIYGKSQFLKTIRHQNLSSYLDIVRGKHERTIVVAEYTGAPLSGHITNENLTWATIKYIAYQCLSALSHIHDLGLTHRHLSPENILITKNHDIKLYNYGLYFMTDYGRNVSFPIGYPKYTAPEVFLHDQTVVSSPKVDSWSIGMIIAELLLKKPLWPNLKLAQCLWKLLSLLQSENGIFERLARECESHDIYKSIPQDLREFVEAALEVNPSKRLGAKELLNLPLFKDLRSGDAADDDEFIDVVTRKMDDYYYLWQLAGGDMTVELKKQGLIRSRPPILSIPNLIILLGQMFGRRDTAGLLDLRVVKVPLDTLKQRLYHVPYIANCPKLMTEADLKLQDELTSSTSKLPLIIRERDTEYQFYRLVLYERLLQGYPVTRTAILREAHKDIPPPVRGQVWAALLGVVGDIQKRYEKIDKETPTHTDRQIEVDIPRCHQYSELLSSGAGHERLQRLLKAWVRNNPQYVYWQGLDSLTAPFLYLNFNNEARAFACLEAFVPKYLHQFFLKDNSKVIQEYLGKFSQIIGFHDPKLANHLKGINFVPELFAIPWFLTMFSHVFPLHKILHLWDKLLLGDSSFPLMVGLAILKQLRDSLLTSGFNECILLFSDLPEIDIELCVKDSMDMYNNTPTSITYRKYQYDQSKANNWKEPENGTENMPRISIDDFMYYYDNKRDKLIVVDIRNNIQYERGAVKGSINIPFTSVQLSHTNIETLGSQAKILIDHENDNRVVVIIGPHDQNNALFAEFLIKCNIEGVCSLQDGIYALRSKCPNILVSIRDQIFV, from the exons ATGTGCCCCGCGATATTAGACAACGAGGAGCGTAGTCTCGGAGGTATGACTTTTTTCGCTCAAAGTCACCCAACAGAACTCTGTGGTAGCAATGGACTGCCTGTAACCCCAAATTCCATAACAATTTACGGtaaatcacaatttttaaagACAATTCGTCACCAAAATTTGTCATCGTACCTCGATATAGTCCGTGGTAAACACGAAAGGACGATCGTCGTCGCAGAGTACACAGGGGCGCCATTGTCTGGTCACATAACCAACGAAAACTTAACCTGGGCTACTATTAAATACATCGCCTACCAATGCCTGTCCGCGCTGAGCCACATCCACGACCTGGGACTGACCCACCGACACCTGAGTCCCGAAAATATTCTCATTACCAAAAATCATGACATAAAACTTTACAACTACGGGCTCTACTTCATGACCGATTACGGCCGGAATGTGAGTTTCCCTATCGGGTACCCCAAGTACACGGCGCCCGAGGTCTTTCTCCATGACCAGACGGTGGTCAGTAGTCCCAAAGTAGACAGTTGGTCCATCGGCATGATCATAGCTGAGCTACTGCTCAAAAAACCCTTGTGGCCTAACCTAAAACTGGCCCAGTGTCTATGGAAACTTCTGAGTCTCCTTCAGTCCGAAAACGGAATTTTCGAACGACTGGCCCGCGAGTGTGAGTCCCATGACATCTACAAATCTATACCCCAAGATCTGCGAGAATTTGTAGAGGCCGCCTTGGAGGTTAACCCTTCGAAACGTTTGGGCGCCAAGGAACTTTTGAATCTCCCGCTTTTTAAAGACTTGAGGTCAGGGGACGCTGCAGATGATGATGAGTTCATAGACGTGGTCACACGGAAAATGGACGACTATTACTATCTATGGCAACTCGCTGGTGGCGACATGACAGTGGAACTAAAAAAACAGGGACTTATTAGATCACGACCGCCCATTTTGTCGATACcgaatttgataattttgttgGGTCAGATGTTTGGTCGCCGGGACACCGCGGGTCTGCTGGACCTACGGGTGGTCAAAGTGCCCCTGGACACTCTGAAACAGCGACTCTACCACGTGCCCTACATTGCAAATTGCCCGAAATTGATGACCGAAGCTGACCTTAAGCTGCAAGACGAGCTGACCAGTTCGACTTCTAAGCTACCACTGATCATCCGCGAGAGGGACACCGAGTATCAATTTTATAGGTTAGTTTTGTATGAGAGACTTCTGCAGGGATATCCTGTAACACGGACGGCCATTTTGAGAGAAGCTCATAAGGACATTCCGCCACCGGTCAGGGGTCAGGTTTGGGCAGCTTTGCTGGGAGTTGTTGGGGACATTCAGAAGAGGTATGAAAAAATCGACAAGGAAACCCCGACGCACACTGACAGGCAGATTGAGGTCGACATTCCTAGATGTCACCAGTACAGTGAGCTGCTGTCCTCTGGTGCGGGTCACGAGAGACTACAGAGACTACTTAAGGCCTGGGTTAGGAATAATCCGCAGTACGTCTATTGGCAGGGACTCGACTCACTCACGGcgccatttttatatttgaattttaacaaCGAGGCGAGGGCGTTTGCGTGCCTGGAGGCTTTTGTGCCCAAGTACTTGCATCAGTTCTTTCTCAAGGACAACAGTAAGGTCATACAAGAATACCTGGGGAAGTTTTCGCAGATCATTGGGTTCCATGATCCGAAACTGGCAAATCATTTAAAGGGAATCAATTTTGTGCCGGAATTATTCGCAATTCCTTGGTTTCTTACTATGTTTTCac atgtGTTTCCATTGCATAAAATTCTTCACTTATGGGACAAATTACTACTAGGAGACTCATCATTTCCTTTGATGGTCGGCCTGGCAATTTTGAAGCAACTGAGAGATTCATTACTGACTTCTGGTTTCAACGAATGCATTTTACTATTCTCAGATTTACCGGAAATAGATATCGAACTATGTGTCAAAGATTCGATGGATATGTACAACAACACACCCACAAGTATTACTTACCGGAAATATCAGTATGACCAATCAAAg gCAAATAATTGGAAAGAACCAGAAAATGGAACTGAAAATATGCCGAGAATCAGTATCGATGATTTTATGTATTACTATGACAATAAACGAGACAAATTAATAGTAGTTGATATCAGAAATAATATACA atatgaGCGAGGAGCAGTAAAAGGAAGTATTAATATACCGTTTACGAGTGTACAGTTATCACATACGAATATAGAGACACTAGGAAGCCaagcaaaaatattaattgatcatGAAAATGATAATCGGGTTGTAGTTATTATTGGTCCGCATGATCAGAACAATGCTTTG tttgctgaatttttgataaaatgtaACATAGAAGGAGTATGCTCTCTACAGGACGGTATTTATGCCCTCAGATCAAAGTGTCCAAATATTCTGGTATCAATACGTGAccaaatatttgtataa
- the LOC103570746 gene encoding uncharacterized protein LOC103570746, whose product MKLVLFIIMIKLMIILSLLNLVTAEGTEVLSRWSEIKKIADRFPTAAIVVEFSAIDYVGCIGVPISERHIIYSTLCHKIDIKKSVVIVNDAVDWDIENSYRFVESSRFFGAHIALLTLKKKIKRNITFYKLSPSFLESSYNLMSFGQRARCSYDYSIDSLEADENLLEQNVTRYMECSDINSDPNSVRICRPKSLDIASVENGSPVIDNNYTIYGFIEQECKIINKFHQIAPYFEGIKAIINRALNQRQLKIQKLTQRFTKSVVIITEDDDNGCVGVPISQQHIIYSKLCNNIDPDAQVGSIFVASSNWDANNLYRPVIKRREFGGHFILLTLKNIIEKEIPLYQLPSVPLQSDAELLSFGYTAFCYNDGEYFREGNDPFFRKTVYYDPSGILSPRQYLNNHYLFQFSYYLKMSMGSPIVNSDNNIILGFAEFECSTFGSFTSISNYSLQIAEAVLQDLLIHL is encoded by the exons ATGAAACTAGTTCTTTTTATAATcatgattaaattaatgatcatTTTGtctcttttaaatttagttactgCCGAAG gTACGGAAGTATTGAGCCGTTGgtcagaaattaaaaaaatcgcgGATCGATTCCCGACGGCGGCAATCGTCGTTGAATTCAGCGCAATCGATTATGTCGGCTGTATCGGAGTACCGATATCGGAAAGACACATTATATATTCAACGCTCTGtcataaaattgatattaaaaaatcggtGGTTATTGTAAATGATGCCGTTGACTGGGATATTGAAAATTCTTATCGATTTGTTGAAAGCTCGCGGTTCTTCGGAGCTCACATAGCACTTCTGACG ctgaaaaaaaaaataaaaagaaatataactttctataaattatcGCCATCTTTTTTGGAATCGAGTTATAACCTGATGTCATTTGGTCAACGTGCACGCTGTAGTTATGATTATTCAATCGATAGTCTGGAAgctgatgaaaatttattggaacAAAACGTAACTCGGTACATGGAATGTTCTGATATCAACTCCGATCCTAATTCAGTTAGAATTTGTCGGCCTAAATCTCTAGATATTGCGTCA GTTGAAAATGGATCACcagtaattgataataattacacGATCTATGGATTTATTGAACAagaatgtaaaataataaataaatttcatcaaattgcTCCGTATTTTGAGGGCATTAAAGCGATAATTAATCGCGCCTTAAATCAGcggcaattaaaaatacaaaaattaactcaaagaTTTACAAAATCAGTTGTCATTATTACtgaagatgatgataatgGATGTGTAGGTGTACCGATATCGCAACAACACATAATTTACTCAAAACTATGCAACAATATTGACCCCGATGCGCAGGTCGGGTCAATTTTTGTCGCGAGCTCTAATTGGGAcgcaaataatttataccgGCCTGTAATAAAACGCCGAGAATTCGGTGGTCATTTTATTCTGTTAACG cttaaaaatattattgaaaaagaaataccCCTCTATCAATTACCATCAGTTCCATTACAGTCTGATGCTGAATTATTATCTTTTGGTTACACTGCATTTTGTTATAACGACGGCGAGTATTTTCGAGAAGGAAACGATCCATTTTTTCGCAAAACAGTTTATTATGATCCAAGTGGGATTTTAAGTCCtagacaatatttaaataatcactaCTTATTTCAATTCAGTTATTATCTGAAG atGAGCATGGGATCGCCAATTGTCAATAGTGATAACAACATAATCCTCGGATTTGCCGAATTTGAATGCAGCACTTTCGGTTCTTTCACATCCATATCAAATTACTCTCTTCAAATAGCCGAAGCTGTCTTACAAGATTTATTAATCCATctataa
- the LOC103579876 gene encoding uncharacterized protein LOC103579876 has translation MTCIFLIACVLVSFAAAQEDLYEQHPEYPSGLNDFNYQNSYNYRWMTIKYVGIRFPDSVIVTEENGSNYYGCVGVPVSKKHVLIARSCRIDLSKSLVAVAAGAVDWDQENSYRRVEKVDKVGDYLAVVTLQNKITENIQIFTLPSSNIQIHDVYESFGWSSMCPGVMGKNRKGTFDKLISIVDQAKCGTIDPTLACAQDSSRKIGKSSPIVNGRIIVGFTEFECSSKGGAIKVFPFVNHINNIIKNN, from the exons atgacctgtatatttttaattgcttgtGTTCTCGTTTCTTTTGCTGCTGCGCAAg aaGATCTTTATGAGCAGCATCCTGAGTATCCGAGTggtttaaatgattttaattatcaaaacagtTATAATTATCGTTGGATGACGATTAAGTATGTGGGGATAAGATTCCCGGATTCGGTGATCGTTACCGAGGAAAATGGGTCCAATTACTATGGGTGTGTTGGTGTACCGGTCAGCAAGAAGCATGTGCTGATTGCTAGATCGTGCAGAATTGATTTGAGTAAGAGTTTGGTGGCGGTAGCTGCTGGGGCTGTTGATTGGGACCAAGAAAATTCGTATCGTAGAGttgaaaaagttgataaagTTGGGGATTATTTGGCTGTTGTTACT ttacaaaataaaataactgaaaatattcaaatcttTACTCTGCCTTcgtcaaatattcaaattcatGACGTTTACGAATCATTCGGATGGAGCTCAATGTGCCCCGGAGTCATGGGAAAAAATCGCAAAGGCACTTTCGacaaattaatatcaattgttgATCAAGCAAAATGTGGAACAATTGATCCGACTCTCGCTTGTGCTCAAGATAGTTCtcgaaaa atcgGCAAATCATCGCCTATTGTCAATGGTCGTATTATCGTCGGATTCACTGAGTTTGAATGCTCATCAAAGGGTGGCGCCATAAAAGTATTTCCATTTGTTAATCACATTAATaacatcattaaaaataattaa
- the LOC103570752 gene encoding THO complex subunit 3: MTSNNSTRVDDLINFFKSHNKIKEQQTHSAKVHSVGWSCDGKYLASGSFDKCICIFSLSPDRLKQETTFRGHGGSVDQLCWHASNPDLLSTASGDKTVRIWDTRSQKCTANISTRGENINISWSPDGNTIAVGNKEDLVTFIDTRCMKIRAEEQFNFEVNEISWNKDSDTFYLTNGQGCVHILSYPDLELLHVIKAHPGTCICIEFDPTGRYFAIGSADALVSLWDADELCCLRTFSRLDWPVRTISFSYDGQLLAAASEDLVIDIGEVETGEKVADIPVEAATFTVAWHPKQYLLAYACDDKDNYDRKRDAGSLKVYGFPNE; encoded by the exons ATGACGAGTAATAACAGTACGCGTGTGGatgatttgataaatttttttaaatctcataataaaataaaagaacaaCAAACACATTCGGCAAAAGTGCACAGTGTTGGTTGGAGTTGTGATGGAAAATATTTAGCATCTGGTTCATTCGATAAAtgcatttgtattttttcattatcaccTGATCgactg AAACAAGAAACGACATTCCGTGGTCATGGTGGAAGTGTCGATCAGCTCTGTTGGCACGCATCTAACCCCGATCTCCTCTCAACCGCCTCAGGCGACAAAACAGTTCGTATTTGGGACACTCGGTCCCAAAAATGTACCGCAAATATCAGCACCCGGGGAGAAAATATCAACATATCCTGGTCCCCAGACGGTAACACCATAGCTGTCGGTAACAAAGAAGATCTCGTGACATTCATCGACACTCGATGCATGAAAATTCGCGCTGAAGAGCAATTTAACTTTGAGGTTAACGAAATTTCCTGGAACAAAGACTCGGACACATTTTACCTGACAAATGGCCAAGGCTGCGTCCATATCTTGAGTTACCCTGACTTAGAATTACTGCACGTCATCAAAGCCCATCCTGGAACTTGCATTTGCATCGAATTTGATCCCACCGGGCGCTACTTCGCAATAGGATCCGCGGACGCTTTGGTCTCGCTCTGGGACGCGGACGAGTTGTGCTGCCTCAGGACCTTTTCGCGGCTGGATTGGCCAGTGAGGACAATCTCCTTCTCCTATGATGGCCAACTACTGGCCGCTGCTTCCGAGGACCTGGTCATCGACATCGGGGAAGTGGAAACTGGTGAAAAGGTTGCAGACATCCCAGTCGAAGCGGCTACTTTCACGGTCGCTTGGCATCCGAAGCAGTATTTGCTAGCGTACGCTTGCGATGATAAAGACAATTATGATCGAAAGCGCGATGCTGGAAGTTTGAAAGTCTACGGGTTTcctaatgaataa
- the LOC103570759 gene encoding structure-specific endonuclease subunit slx1, with amino-acid sequence MESTVIEKFNGVYLLYCENVKFKGRTYIGYTVDPVRRLKRHNAGFDFGGAKKTSNKGPWNMVLIIHGFPNSRLALRFEWAWQHLDLSLHTRHLSKKKSNQTQVNYLITSVAEMLKVSPWFRLPLTIQWLDLKFSSDYLLKLKFPQHMNIQYGAIEAKKIGWVEKQMKKKNKINGDQDKIDDFEEINCISSFNNCYLCKKNVDLNDRVECVYKNCKLISHIICLGNLFTKNDKKILPINGICPSCDKLVLWGDIVRKKLGCYVNID; translated from the exons atggAAAGTAcagtaattgaaaaatttaatggagtTTATTTACTGTACTGTGAAAATGTCAAGTTTAAGGGACGTACTTATATAGGTTATACTGTCGATCCGGTAAGGAGATTGAAACGTCATAATGCGGGCTTTGATTTTGGTGGCGCGAAAAAAACGAGCAATAAAGGACCttg GAACAtggttttaattattcatggcTTCCCTAATTCTCGATTGGCGCTCCGG tttGAATGGGCGTGGCAGCATTTGGATCTAAGTCTGCACACCCGTcacttgtcaaaaaaaaaatcaaatcaaacccaagttaattatttgataactTCAGTAGCGGAAATGCTAAAAGTCTCTCCCTGGTTTCGGCTCCCGCTGACAATTCAGTGgctcgatttaaaattttcaagtgacTATTTATTGAAACTTAAATTTCCTCAGCACATGAATATTCAGTACGGAGCAATTGAGGCCAAAAAAATAGGATGGGTCGAAAaacaaatgaagaaaaaaaataaaataaatggagATCAAGataaaattgatgattttgaggaaattaattgtattagtagttttaataattgttatttatgtaaaaaaaatgtcgacCTTAATGACAGAGTTGAGTGTGTGTACAAAAactgtaaattaattagtcatattatttgcttaggaaatttatttacaaaaaatgataaaaaaattcttcctATAAATGGAATTTGTCCATCGTGTGATAAATTAGTATTGTGGGGTGAcattgttagaaaaaaattaggttGTTATGTTaatatcgattaa